One genomic segment of Mycolicibacterium chubuense NBB4 includes these proteins:
- a CDS encoding dynamin-like GTPase family protein yields MSTSEQVRAILGGTIAAYRGDPAYRHRPEVHSELEFIGRRLNQPMRIALAGTLKAGKSTLVNALVGETIAPTDATEATRIVTWFRHGPTPKVTAVHRGGRRSNVPITRDRGGLSFDFAMLDPEDVLDLDVEWPAAELVDATIIDTPGTSSLSRDVSARTLRLLVPDDGVPRVDAVVFLLRTLNAADIALLKQIGELVGGSAGALGVIGVASRADEIGAGRIDAMLSAKDVAARFTTEMDRTGICQAVVPVSGLLALTARTLRQSEFVALEKLAGVEPAELAKAMLSVDRFVREDSPLPVDAPTRAALLDRFGMFGVRISIAVLRAGVSDSVTLADELLERSGLVALREVIDQQFAQRSDLLKAHTALLSLRQFVQRNPIPATGRIVADIDPLLADTHAFEELRLLSQLRSRPTTLNGDEMASLRRLIGGSGTDAASRLGLAPDALDDGPRAAFAAAQRWRRRAEHPLNDPFTARACRAAVRSAEALVAEYAGYGRGA; encoded by the coding sequence CTGAGCACAAGCGAGCAGGTGCGGGCGATCCTGGGCGGCACCATCGCGGCCTACCGGGGCGACCCGGCGTACCGTCACCGCCCCGAGGTGCACAGCGAACTCGAGTTCATCGGTCGCCGGCTCAACCAGCCGATGCGCATCGCGCTGGCGGGCACGCTCAAGGCGGGTAAATCGACGCTGGTCAACGCGCTCGTGGGCGAGACGATCGCGCCGACCGACGCCACCGAGGCCACGCGGATCGTCACCTGGTTCCGGCACGGCCCCACGCCGAAGGTGACGGCCGTGCACCGCGGCGGCCGCCGGTCCAACGTGCCGATCACCCGCGACCGGGGAGGCCTGAGCTTCGACTTCGCGATGCTCGACCCCGAGGACGTCCTCGACCTCGATGTCGAGTGGCCGGCCGCCGAGCTCGTCGACGCGACGATCATCGACACCCCGGGCACGTCGTCGCTGTCTCGCGACGTCTCGGCCCGCACACTGCGGCTGCTCGTCCCCGACGACGGCGTGCCGCGCGTGGACGCCGTGGTGTTCCTGCTGCGCACGCTCAACGCGGCCGACATCGCGCTGCTCAAGCAGATCGGGGAACTGGTCGGCGGGTCCGCCGGCGCGCTGGGCGTGATCGGGGTGGCGTCGCGGGCCGACGAGATCGGCGCGGGCCGCATCGACGCGATGTTGTCGGCCAAGGACGTCGCGGCGCGGTTCACCACCGAGATGGACCGCACCGGTATCTGCCAGGCCGTCGTGCCCGTCTCGGGGCTGCTGGCGCTGACCGCGCGCACGCTGCGGCAGAGCGAGTTCGTGGCGCTGGAGAAGCTCGCCGGGGTCGAACCCGCCGAACTCGCCAAGGCCATGCTCTCGGTCGACCGGTTCGTGCGCGAGGACAGCCCGTTGCCGGTGGACGCGCCCACCCGCGCGGCGCTGCTGGACCGATTCGGGATGTTCGGCGTCCGGATCTCGATCGCGGTGCTGCGTGCCGGGGTCAGCGACTCGGTGACCCTGGCTGACGAACTTCTCGAACGTAGCGGCCTGGTGGCGCTGCGCGAGGTGATCGACCAGCAGTTCGCGCAGCGTTCCGACCTGCTCAAGGCTCACACCGCGCTGTTATCGCTGCGGCAGTTCGTGCAGCGCAACCCCATTCCCGCCACCGGCCGCATCGTCGCCGACATCGACCCGTTGCTGGCCGACACCCATGCCTTCGAGGAGTTGCGGCTGCTCAGCCAGTTGCGATCGCGGCCGACGACGCTCAACGGCGATGAGATGGCCTCCCTGCGACGGCTGATCGGCGGCTCGGGCACCGATGCGGCCAGCCGGCTGGGCCTGGCGCCCGACGCCCTCGACGACGGTCCGCGCGCCGCGTTCGCCGCAGCTCAGCGCTGGCGTCGCCGCGCCGAGCACCCGCTCAACGACCCGTTCACCGCGCGAGCATGCCGGGCGGCGGTGCGCAGCGCGGAGGCGCTGGTCGCGGAGTACGCCGGCTACGGACGCGGCGCCTAA
- a CDS encoding Hsp70 family protein, whose translation MRSSLGMSLGAAHLVAVADGRPTVRPPVLTLDGYRALHLDPGSGPVLSGFIDRVGDPVPLVAADGSAHRADELTAAAIEAMTRLARPHRRPDLVTVAVPSHWPDTAVDALRGQAPHVTVVRDAVAALTALHAGPGLPSRGVVALCDFGATGSSITLADAGNGFAPIGPTVRDDAFSGDLIDQAVLRQVLADLDVDPTRTSAVAALTELRTQVRAAKERLSEMTATGMAGGHTTIRLTRAELETVVHGPLERFVHVLFDTLHRSGVSPAQLSAVATVGGGARIPLVTQRLSEALRLPVITTDAPHLTAAAGAEILAVRSVGVEAPTALVETPADDETMAAPPVAWSQEPYDPEAEAFVPAVFETAGDTVSDTVDARPGISFDRSEPDADAGAATAWHRRAGVRFAGAATLAATAVAAVLLSQQVTHSAATADASDISTPVATHSMEAPAQAVAPAPGTVTETVAAAPPPALQAQPAPQQAQPAPLPRQVLSQQSAPQAAPPPAAPAPAPAPAPAPAAPAPAPAAPAPAPVLPRIPLPRLVFPSRTPPAPSPEPSPAPAPSPEPSPTAEPSPSPEPSPDPSPTAEPQPSQTAEPQPSVQPSSEPTTSKPSPQTSAASTPEPSAECVPASDAAC comes from the coding sequence ATGCGCAGTTCTCTGGGGATGTCGCTGGGCGCAGCACATCTCGTGGCAGTCGCCGACGGTCGACCCACAGTCCGGCCGCCGGTCCTCACCCTCGACGGATACCGTGCCCTGCACCTCGATCCGGGGTCCGGACCGGTGCTGTCCGGCTTCATCGATCGCGTCGGCGATCCCGTCCCGCTGGTGGCGGCCGACGGGTCGGCCCACCGCGCCGACGAGTTGACGGCGGCCGCGATCGAAGCGATGACCCGGCTGGCCCGGCCGCACCGGCGGCCCGACCTGGTGACCGTCGCCGTGCCGAGCCACTGGCCGGACACAGCGGTCGACGCGCTGCGCGGGCAGGCACCGCACGTGACCGTCGTGCGTGACGCCGTCGCAGCGCTGACGGCCCTGCACGCCGGCCCCGGCCTACCGTCGCGCGGTGTGGTCGCGCTGTGTGATTTCGGCGCCACCGGCAGCAGCATCACGCTGGCCGACGCCGGCAACGGCTTCGCCCCGATCGGACCGACGGTTCGCGACGACGCGTTCTCCGGAGACCTGATCGACCAGGCGGTGCTGCGGCAGGTCCTCGCCGATCTCGACGTCGATCCCACGCGGACCTCGGCGGTGGCGGCGCTGACCGAACTGCGCACCCAGGTGCGTGCGGCCAAGGAGCGGTTGTCCGAGATGACGGCCACCGGAATGGCCGGCGGGCACACGACGATCAGGCTCACCCGCGCGGAGCTCGAGACGGTGGTCCACGGCCCGCTCGAGCGGTTCGTGCACGTCCTGTTCGACACCCTGCATCGCAGCGGGGTGTCGCCCGCGCAGCTCTCGGCGGTCGCCACCGTCGGCGGCGGAGCTCGGATCCCTCTTGTCACGCAGCGGCTTTCCGAAGCACTTCGGCTTCCGGTGATCACCACCGACGCACCGCACCTGACTGCCGCCGCCGGAGCGGAAATCCTGGCGGTGCGCAGCGTCGGAGTTGAGGCGCCGACCGCACTGGTCGAAACGCCCGCCGACGACGAGACGATGGCTGCGCCGCCGGTGGCCTGGTCGCAGGAGCCGTACGACCCGGAGGCCGAGGCGTTCGTCCCGGCGGTCTTCGAAACAGCCGGCGACACAGTCAGTGACACTGTCGACGCGCGGCCCGGCATCTCCTTCGACCGCTCCGAACCCGACGCCGACGCCGGCGCGGCGACGGCGTGGCACCGCCGAGCCGGGGTGCGGTTCGCCGGTGCTGCGACTCTGGCGGCCACCGCGGTCGCCGCGGTGCTGCTGTCCCAGCAGGTGACCCACAGCGCCGCGACCGCCGACGCCTCCGACATCAGCACACCCGTCGCGACGCACAGCATGGAGGCGCCCGCCCAGGCTGTCGCACCGGCTCCGGGGACGGTCACCGAGACGGTCGCAGCGGCACCGCCGCCGGCACTGCAGGCCCAGCCGGCGCCGCAGCAGGCACAGCCGGCGCCGCTGCCGCGTCAGGTGCTCAGCCAGCAGTCTGCGCCACAGGCCGCGCCGCCTCCTGCAGCACCGGCGCCCGCTCCGGCCCCGGCGCCCGCGCCCGCCGCTCCGGCACCCGCGCCCGCGGCTCCGGCGCCCGCCCCGGTACTTCCGCGGATCCCGTTGCCTCGCTTGGTCTTTCCGTCGAGGACGCCACCGGCGCCGTCGCCCGAGCCGTCTCCTGCACCGGCGCCGTCGCCCGAGCCGTCTCCGACGGCAGAGCCGTCACCGTCACCGGAGCCGTCACCGGACCCGTCTCCGACGGCAGAGCCGCAGCCGTCTCAAACGGCAGAGCCGCAGCCGTCGGTCCAGCCGTCATCGGAGCCGACCACGTCGAAACCGTCACCGCAGACGTCGGCCGCATCGACACCCGAGCCCAGCGCCGAGTGCGTGCCCGCGTCGGACGCCGCCTGCTGA
- a CDS encoding LLM class F420-dependent oxidoreductase — MDAVDFRIFVEPQQGGTYGDQLAVARTAESAGYSAFFRSDHYLAMSGDGLPGPTDSWVTLAGLARETSTIRLGTMVTSATFRHPGPLAISVAQVDEMSGGRVELGIGAGWFEAEHKAYAIPFPPLGRRFDRLTEQLEILTGLWTTPAGETFDYSGTDYTITDSPALPKPVQSPHPPIIIGGGGAKRTPALAARFAAEFNIPFVPLDTLTEQYARVAAAVDKAGRAKESLTYSAAFVLCVGRDDDEVARRAAAIGREPDELRSNSPVVGTPGEIADKLGPFLEAGVQRIYLQLLDMSDLDHVEFFAEHVLPQLR; from the coding sequence GTGGACGCAGTGGACTTCAGGATTTTCGTCGAACCTCAGCAGGGCGGCACCTACGGCGATCAGCTCGCCGTCGCCCGAACCGCCGAGAGCGCGGGGTACTCGGCGTTCTTCCGGTCGGACCACTACCTGGCCATGAGCGGCGACGGCCTGCCCGGCCCCACCGACTCGTGGGTGACATTGGCCGGTCTCGCGCGGGAGACCTCGACGATCCGGCTCGGCACGATGGTCACCTCGGCGACCTTCCGCCACCCGGGCCCGCTGGCGATCTCGGTCGCGCAGGTCGACGAAATGAGCGGCGGCCGGGTCGAACTCGGCATCGGCGCAGGCTGGTTCGAAGCCGAGCACAAGGCGTACGCCATTCCGTTCCCGCCGCTGGGCCGGCGGTTCGATCGTCTGACCGAACAGCTCGAGATCCTCACCGGCCTGTGGACCACCCCGGCCGGCGAGACCTTCGACTACTCGGGAACCGACTACACCATCACCGACTCCCCCGCGCTGCCGAAGCCCGTGCAGAGCCCGCACCCGCCCATCATCATCGGCGGCGGAGGCGCCAAACGGACCCCGGCCCTGGCGGCCAGGTTCGCCGCCGAGTTCAACATCCCGTTCGTGCCGCTGGACACGCTGACCGAGCAGTACGCGCGCGTCGCCGCGGCAGTCGACAAGGCGGGCCGCGCGAAGGAGTCGCTGACTTATTCCGCGGCGTTCGTGCTGTGTGTCGGCCGCGACGACGACGAGGTCGCCCGGCGCGCGGCAGCGATCGGCCGCGAGCCCGATGAGCTCAGGTCGAACTCTCCGGTGGTCGGGACACCCGGCGAGATCGCCGACAAGCTCGGCCCGTTCCTGGAAGCTGGTGTGCAGCGGATCTACCTGCAGCTTCTCGACATGTCGGACCTGGACCACGTCGAGTTCTTCGCTGAGCACGTGCTGCCCCAGCTCCGCTGA
- a CDS encoding TIGR03085 family metal-binding protein — translation MTVAQRERAALVASLREAGPDAPTLCEGWTARDLAAHLVVRERRLDAAAGILLPFLAGYTERVQNQVATSTEWDDLVDKIASGPPLYSPMKPLDAVANVAEMFIHDEDIRRARPDWTPRPLDDSTVSALRGPVAMMSRLTLRKAPGRVVLRTPQGDTLATAGRRGNAGQLIVTGEPGELLLFVAGRDAAQVTFDGPPDLVDQVKKSRGGL, via the coding sequence ATGACCGTTGCCCAACGCGAACGCGCCGCCCTGGTGGCTTCCTTGCGTGAGGCCGGACCGGACGCCCCGACGCTGTGCGAGGGCTGGACCGCACGCGATCTGGCGGCCCACCTCGTCGTGCGGGAGCGCCGCCTCGATGCGGCCGCCGGCATCCTGTTGCCGTTTCTGGCCGGCTACACCGAACGCGTCCAGAACCAGGTCGCGACGTCGACGGAGTGGGATGACCTGGTCGACAAGATCGCGTCCGGCCCGCCGCTGTACTCGCCGATGAAGCCGCTCGACGCCGTCGCCAACGTGGCCGAGATGTTCATCCACGACGAGGACATCCGGCGGGCGCGCCCCGACTGGACGCCCAGACCGCTCGACGACTCCACCGTGTCGGCGTTGCGCGGGCCGGTCGCGATGATGTCGCGGCTGACCCTGCGCAAGGCGCCGGGCCGGGTCGTGCTCCGCACCCCGCAGGGCGACACGCTGGCCACCGCCGGCCGGCGGGGGAACGCCGGGCAGCTCATCGTCACCGGGGAGCCGGGGGAACTGCTGCTGTTCGTCGCCGGACGCGACGCCGCGCAGGTGACGTTCGACGGCCCGCCGGATCTGGTCGATCAGGTCAAGAAGTCCCGCGGTGGGCTGTGA
- a CDS encoding glycoside hydrolase family 15 protein gives MTDGPAIAEHGLIGDLRTCALVSTDGTIDWFCAPRFDSPSVFGALLDTERGGCWTLRPVAETLRTHQFYFPQSAVLITRFLTTDGVLELHDFMPLRRAGDSEHRQRLVRRVVAVRGSATLRTVLDARPDYGRARCEIEIEGAAAHLRADGVAMSLTTTPRAPMSVDDGVVRADIDLRTGQSVEFVLEVLDPASPSAAPPDEVDGLFDATTRYWRSWIAQCRYQGRWRETVERSAITLKLLTHEPSGAIVAAPTTSLPEQVGGSRNWDYRYVWIRDAGFSLYALLRLGFVDEARAFVKWLSERLGRGDRGTDGLGPLRVLYDIDGNCPVEESHLDHLSGYRESRPVRVGNAAADQLQLDIYGDIIDSVYLFDKYGPGISHDAWQDVVLVVDWLTENWHRKDAGMWELRDTERAHTTSRLMCWVAIERAVRVARRRGLPADLARWTSVRDEIYQQIMSEAWNPDVEAFTQTEGSDRVDAGILLMPMVKFISPADPRYLSTLAAVERELVTDSLVFRYDPETDGLDGEEGTFSLCSFWYVEALTRVGRLDDARLALEKMFTYANHVGLYAEQVSATGDQVGNFPQAFTHLSLISAAINLDRALG, from the coding sequence ATGACTGACGGCCCGGCGATCGCCGAGCACGGGCTGATCGGGGATCTGCGCACCTGCGCGCTCGTCAGCACCGACGGCACGATCGACTGGTTCTGTGCCCCGCGGTTCGACTCGCCCAGCGTGTTCGGAGCGCTCCTCGACACCGAGCGCGGAGGCTGCTGGACGTTGCGGCCGGTCGCCGAGACGCTGCGCACCCACCAGTTCTACTTCCCGCAGTCGGCCGTGCTCATCACGCGCTTCTTGACCACCGACGGCGTGCTCGAGCTGCACGACTTCATGCCGCTGCGCCGCGCCGGCGACTCCGAACACCGGCAACGGCTGGTGCGCAGGGTGGTGGCGGTGCGCGGGTCGGCGACGCTGCGCACGGTGCTCGACGCCCGGCCCGACTACGGCCGCGCCCGCTGTGAGATCGAGATAGAAGGTGCCGCAGCGCATCTGCGCGCCGACGGGGTCGCGATGAGCTTGACGACGACACCCCGGGCGCCGATGAGCGTCGACGACGGCGTGGTCCGCGCCGACATCGACCTGCGCACCGGCCAGTCCGTCGAGTTCGTGCTCGAGGTCCTCGATCCCGCTTCGCCGAGCGCGGCACCGCCCGACGAGGTCGACGGGCTGTTCGACGCGACCACCCGGTACTGGCGGTCGTGGATCGCGCAGTGCCGCTACCAGGGTCGCTGGCGCGAGACGGTCGAGCGGTCCGCGATCACCCTGAAACTCCTCACCCACGAACCGTCGGGCGCGATCGTCGCCGCACCGACCACGAGCCTGCCCGAGCAGGTCGGCGGCAGCAGGAACTGGGACTATCGGTACGTCTGGATACGCGACGCGGGTTTCTCACTCTACGCGCTGCTGCGGCTCGGATTCGTGGACGAGGCAAGGGCTTTCGTCAAATGGCTGTCCGAGCGGCTGGGCCGCGGTGACCGCGGGACCGACGGGCTGGGTCCCCTGCGGGTGCTCTACGACATCGACGGCAACTGCCCGGTCGAGGAGTCCCATCTCGATCACCTCAGCGGCTACCGGGAGTCGCGGCCGGTGCGGGTCGGCAACGCCGCGGCCGACCAGCTGCAGCTCGACATCTACGGCGACATCATCGATTCGGTCTACCTGTTCGACAAGTACGGCCCCGGGATCAGCCACGACGCCTGGCAGGACGTCGTCCTCGTCGTCGACTGGCTCACCGAGAACTGGCACCGCAAGGACGCCGGCATGTGGGAGCTCCGCGACACCGAACGCGCCCACACCACCTCGCGGCTGATGTGCTGGGTCGCGATCGAGCGGGCGGTGCGCGTCGCCCGCCGACGCGGGCTGCCCGCCGACCTGGCCCGCTGGACGTCCGTACGCGACGAGATCTACCAGCAGATCATGTCCGAGGCGTGGAACCCCGACGTCGAGGCGTTCACCCAGACCGAGGGCAGCGACAGGGTCGACGCGGGCATCCTGCTGATGCCGATGGTCAAGTTCATCTCGCCGGCCGACCCCCGGTATCTGTCCACGCTGGCCGCCGTGGAGCGCGAGCTGGTCACCGACAGCCTGGTGTTCCGCTACGACCCGGAGACCGACGGCCTCGACGGCGAGGAGGGCACCTTCTCGCTGTGCAGCTTCTGGTACGTCGAGGCGCTCACCCGGGTGGGCCGGCTCGACGACGCCAGGCTGGCGCTGGAGAAGATGTTCACGTATGCCAATCATGTGGGTTTGTACGCCGAGCAGGTCAGCGCAACCGGTGATCAGGTCGGCAACTTCCCGCAGGCCTTCACCCATCTGTCGTTGATCAGCGCGGCGATCAACCTCGACCGGGCCCTGGGCTGA
- the zwf gene encoding glucose-6-phosphate dehydrogenase gives MTDRVTDPLVLVLFGARGDLARRMLFPSLYRLAAAGRLPDEYTVIGSGRSAPDSEDEFRDSVRDGLSESVDDPDASVLDDLVGRLQFEAASDDDGAALTARVREAQKKLGDEARTLIYLSVPPKAMQSMITMLGREGLADGARLIVEKPFGTDLESSRRLGDTTASVVDEDRVYRIDHFLGKEAVQNILALRFANGLIEPAWNREHLESVQIDVPEDIALEGRGSFYEATGCFRDMVSTHLCQVLGFIAMEPPARLDADTLRDEKARVFDALRPLDPSRVVFGQYTGYRDEDDVAEDSEVETYVALEAFVDNDRWRGVPFYLRTGKALAANRRTVTLTFRTPPDLFDGGGSAPNELVLDLTGTPVAVLDLNVKRPGPELAIECVSSRLELTPRDQRDDALDAYERLLLDVMHGDQTLFARADEVDRLWQVCQPVLDNPPPVQPYEKGSWGPDSALELPGPHGWRLPDD, from the coding sequence GTGACCGATCGCGTCACCGACCCACTGGTTCTCGTTCTCTTCGGCGCCCGCGGAGACCTCGCGCGCCGCATGCTGTTTCCCAGCCTCTACCGGCTCGCCGCCGCGGGCCGGCTGCCCGACGAGTACACCGTCATCGGTTCGGGCCGCAGCGCACCCGACAGCGAGGACGAGTTCCGCGACTCGGTGCGCGACGGATTGTCCGAGTCGGTCGACGACCCCGACGCATCGGTGCTCGACGACCTGGTGGGCCGGTTGCAGTTCGAGGCCGCCAGCGACGACGACGGCGCCGCGCTGACCGCGCGGGTGCGGGAGGCGCAGAAGAAGCTGGGAGACGAGGCGCGCACGCTGATCTATCTGTCGGTGCCGCCCAAGGCCATGCAATCGATGATCACGATGCTGGGGCGCGAAGGGCTGGCCGACGGTGCCCGGCTGATCGTCGAGAAGCCGTTCGGCACCGACCTCGAGAGCTCGCGCCGGCTGGGCGACACCACCGCGTCGGTCGTCGACGAGGACCGCGTCTACCGCATCGACCACTTCCTCGGCAAGGAGGCCGTGCAGAACATCCTCGCGCTCCGCTTCGCCAACGGGCTCATCGAACCCGCCTGGAACAGAGAGCATCTCGAGTCGGTCCAGATCGACGTCCCGGAAGACATCGCGCTGGAGGGCCGGGGCAGCTTCTACGAGGCGACCGGATGCTTCCGCGACATGGTGTCCACGCACCTGTGCCAGGTGCTGGGCTTCATCGCGATGGAGCCGCCGGCGCGCCTGGACGCCGACACCCTGCGCGACGAGAAGGCCCGCGTCTTCGACGCTCTTCGGCCCCTGGACCCCTCCCGCGTCGTGTTCGGGCAGTACACGGGCTACCGCGACGAGGACGACGTCGCCGAAGACTCCGAGGTGGAGACGTACGTCGCGCTCGAGGCATTCGTGGACAACGACCGCTGGCGCGGTGTCCCGTTCTACCTCCGCACCGGAAAAGCCCTCGCCGCCAACCGCAGAACCGTGACGCTGACGTTCCGCACGCCTCCCGACCTGTTCGACGGCGGCGGTTCGGCGCCCAACGAACTGGTGCTCGACCTGACCGGCACGCCCGTCGCCGTGCTCGACCTCAACGTCAAGCGGCCGGGCCCCGAACTCGCGATCGAGTGTGTCAGCTCGCGGCTGGAACTGACCCCGCGGGACCAGCGCGACGACGCCCTCGACGCGTACGAACGGCTGCTGCTGGATGTGATGCACGGCGACCAGACGCTGTTCGCGCGCGCCGACGAGGTCGACCGCCTCTGGCAGGTGTGCCAGCCGGTGCTCGACAACCCGCCGCCAGTGCAACCGTACGAAAAGGGCTCGTGGGGGCCGGATTCCGCGCTCGAACTGCCGGGCCCGCACGGTTGGCGTCTGCCCGATGACTGA